From a single Vitis vinifera cultivar Pinot Noir 40024 chromosome 18, ASM3070453v1 genomic region:
- the LOC132253121 gene encoding cell wall protein IFF6-like, with amino-acid sequence MTITEIVNVMEAKMVTVTVTVRVMVMITITVTVTVTITVTIAVMVTIKITVMVMVMVTVTVTIIVMVTVTVTGNGDGYSTGDGNGHSNNDGNDDGNGNGDGDSKGNGDGHSNGNGNDNCNGNSDDYSNGDGNCKGNGHNDDNSDGDGNGDSDDNDNSNGNDDNDSNGDYIDGHGNANSNRDSNGDDNGHYIGNSHIMMRRDGDGNYDGDDDGNMMVTVTVMVIVTVTFMVTILVTVTVTITMMLTIMITVTVTVIVTVMVTGIVIVTVMNTVIETVMVTMMVTVVITVAVMVT; translated from the exons ATGACAATAACGGAGATAGTAAATGTGATGGAAGCAaagatggtaacggtaacggtgacagtaAGAGTGATGGTGATGATAACGATTACAGTAACGGTTACGGTAACGATTACAGTCACGATAGCGGTAATGGTAACGATCAagataacggtaatggtaatggtgatggtgacAGTTACGGTAACGATAATagtaatggtaacagtaacaGTGACAGGTAACGGTGATGGTTACAGTactggtgatggtaacggtcaCAGTAACAATGacggtaacgatgacggtaatggtaacggtgatggtgatAGTAAAGGTAATGGGGATGGTCATAGTAACGGTAATGGAAACGATAATTGTAATGGTAACAGTGATGATTatagtaacggtgacggtaattgTAAAGGTAACGGTCACAATGATGATAATagtgacggtgatggtaacggcgACAGTGACGATAACGACAACAGTAATGGTAATGATGATAATGACAGTAATGGCGATTACATTGATGGTCACGGTAATGCTAATAGTAACCGGGAtagtaacggtgacgataacggtCACTATATCGGTAACAGTCATATAATGATGAgacg tgacggtgacggtaattATGATGGTGACGATGACGGCAATATGATGGTAACTGTCACGGTCATGGTCATAGTAACAGTCACATTCATGGTGACGATATTGGTTACGGTGACAGTAACGATAACGATGATGTTAACAATAATGATTACTGTAACGGTGACAGTAAtagtaacagtaatggtaacgggAATAGTCATAGTAACGGTGATGAACACTGTGATTGAAACAGTGATGGTAACGATGATGGTGACGGTGGTGATAACTGTGGCGGTCATGGTTACGTAA